In one Gossypium hirsutum isolate 1008001.06 chromosome D09, Gossypium_hirsutum_v2.1, whole genome shotgun sequence genomic region, the following are encoded:
- the LOC107892075 gene encoding uncharacterized protein, which produces MSIICGVPLLECVYCLACARWAWKRCLHTAGHDSETWGIATAEEFEPVPRLCCYILAVYEEDLRHPLFEPPGGYGINPDWLILRKTYENTQGHAPPYILYLDHDHADIVLAIRGLNLAKESDYQVLLDNKLGKKKFDGGYVHNGLLKAAGWVLEAECDILKELVEKHPNYTLTFAGHSLGSGVAAMLALVVVRHHDKLGNIDRRRIRCYAIAPARCMSLNLAVRYADVINSVVLQDDFLPRTATPLEDIFKSVFCLPCLLCMRCMRDTCIPEEKMLRDPRRLYAPGRLYHIVERKPFRLGRFPPVVRTAVPVDGRFEHIVLSCNATSDHAIIWIEREARRAMDLMLEKDRIMEIPAKQRMERQETLAREHSEEHKAALQRAVTLSVPHAYLPSRYGTFDEHEDGDNSHKSTGESSVGSSGKSKTKVSWNELIECLFEKDESGLMLLKESHRDD; this is translated from the exons ATGTCAATCATATGTGGTGTCCCACTCCTTGAATGTGTTTACTGTCTGGCATGTGCACGGTGGGCATGGAAAAGATGCCTCCATACGGCTGGTCATGACAGTGAAACATGGGGCATTGCGACTGCTGAAGAGTTTGAGCCTGTCCCACGACTATGCTGCTATATTCTAGCAGTCTATGAAGAAGATCTTCGACACCCCCTTTTTGAACCACCTGGTGGCTATGGGATCAACCCAGATTGGTTGATTCTCAGAAAAACTTATGAAAACACTCAAGGACATGCTCCTCCGTATATATTATATCTTGATCATGATCATGCCGATATAGTCCTTGCCATTAGAGGTCTTAATTTGGCAAAGGAGTCTGACTACCAAGTGCTTTTGGATAATAAACTGGGGAAAAAGAAATTTGATGGTGGATATGTTCATAATGGACTTTTGAAAGCTGCTGGATGGGTTTTGGAGGCGGAGTGTGATATCTTGAAGGAATTGGTGGAGAAGCATCCGAATTATACTTTGACGTTTGCAGGACATTCTCTTGGCTCGGGTGTAGCAGCCATGTTGGCATTGGTGGTTGTTCGGCATCATGATAAACTGGGAAACATCGACAGAAGGAGAATTAGGTGTTATGCTATTGCACCTGCTAGGTGCATGTCGCTAAACTTAGCAGTCCGATATGCGGATGTCATCAATTCTGTGGTTCTTCAG GATGACTTCTTGCCACGAACAGCTACGCCTTTGGAAGACATTTTCAAGTCGGTTTTCTG TTTGCCATGCCTACTTTGTATGAGATGCATGAGGGATACCTGTATACCAGAGGAGAAGATGCTTAGAGACCCAAGGAGGCTGTACGCACCTGGTCGCCTCTATCATATTGTTGAGCGAAAGCCTTTCAG ATTAGGAAGATTTCCCCCTGTTGTGAGGACAGCAGTGCCGGTGGATGGGAGGTTCGAGCACATCGTTCTTTCTTGTAATGCCACCTCAGACCATGCTATTATATGGATAGAGAGAGAAGCACGGCGAGCTATGGAT TTAATGTTGGAGAAAGACCGGATCATGGAGATCCCGGCAAAACAGAGAATGGAACGGCAAGAGACTCTGGCTAGAGAACACAGTGAAGAGCACAAAGCTGCACTCCAAAGGGCCGTTACACTGTCAGTACCCCATGCTTATTTACCTTCCCGTTACGGAACTTTCGACGAGCACGAGGATGGAGACAACTCCCATAAATCAACTGGCGAATCATCTGTTGGGTCATCAGGGAAAAGCAAGACAAAAGTAAGCTGGAATGAATTGATTGAATGCCTGTTCGAAAAAGATGAATCTGGGCTAATGTTGCTCAAGGAATCACACAGGGACGATTGA